GGGCAACTAAAAATTTTTGGTTATTCGTAACGCAGGGATATAATAGGATCGACTTTGGCAGCTTTATAAGCCGGGTACAATCCCGAGACAATTCCCACTCCGACAGCCACCGTAAAGCCGGCTATGACCCCGAAGATCGGGATTGAAAACGGGATTTTGAGCGCGTTCGAGGCGGCCATGGATATCAGGACTCCGAGCAGAATACCGATTACACCACCGCTCAAGGTCAGGGTCACGGCTTCAACAAGAAATTGAAGCAGTATATTTATCTTTCTGGCGCCTATAGCCTTACGGATACCGATCTCACGTGTTCTTTCCGTTACCGAGACGAGCATGATGTTGAGTACGCCCACACCACCGACCATCAGGCCAATCGAGGAGATCACGATCATGACCGCAAAAACAGTAGCTGTGATGTCCTTGAATAATTCGGTCAGTTGCTGTTGCGAAAAAACCGCGAAATCATTTGGTTTGTCATAGGGCACACCTCGATAGGACCGCAATATCTGGATTATCTCTTCCATGGCTTCATCGA
The DNA window shown above is from Candidatus Zixiibacteriota bacterium and carries:
- a CDS encoding FtsX-like permease family protein, which gives rise to AGRFFTRSENHHKARVAVLGDALAEGLFEGIDPIGKEIVVNSIKFTVIGVMDERENPFGGDNSDNFVAIPLGTFERMYPWEEALHLVASATTPDKIDEAMEEIIQILRSYRGVPYDKPNDFAVFSQQQLTELFKDITATVFAVMIVISSIGLMVGGVGVLNIMLVSVTERTREIGIRKAIGARKINILLQFLVEAVTLTLSGGVIGILLGVLISMAASNALKIPFSIPIFGVIAGFTVAVGVGIVSGLYPAYKAAKVDPIISLRYE